In Sphingobacterium sp. SYP-B4668, the sequence AATTGGATCCTGTCATTTCTGGCGTTTATCCGATGATTCTTTAATCTCGTCATCGAAGAGAATACGGACGGAAGGTGTATACGTATCGTCATTTTGTCCCGATTTATGAGACCAAAAAAACGCTCCTAAAAAAACTAAGGCAACGAAAATACTACAGCCAATCAAAAAAAAGATAATAGTCATATCAAAAATATATTGTAACGCCCTCCTCACCCATTAAAATGAGGAATGATAAATATAGAAATTAAAAACACAATATCTGTCGCATCATGCTGCCATGAGCCTATTTATTTCAAACATCCCAACTTAGCGTTTGTTTAAAATTCATCTAATAATTTCTTTATGTCTCTTTTTGGCTGACGACTTCGTCATGTTTTTTTGCGGTAGAGACGCCGCTAGCTCAAAAAATACGCTTCGTCTCGTTCAAAAATAGCGTATAAAAATTTCATCATCTAAATTTACTCAGGCTCTTAGATTAGTTTTTTTCTTTTGGCATAAAAGCGCGTCATCAAGCTGGTAAACGATATGATAGTAACGGTACTAATAGGCATCAAGATAGCCGCAAATAGCGGTGACATCGTCCCTTGTACCGCCCAGCTCAAACCGATTACATTATAAGCAATGGATATCAGAAAGCTCATATGTATGACTTTGACTGCATCCTTGGCAAAGGCAAAAAATACAGGAAGCTTATCAAAACCCTCCCCATCCAAAATCGCATCGCAACCTGGTGAGAAGTTGTTGATATCATCGCTTATCGCTATCCCCAAATCAGCGCGCTTTAAAGCCCCTGCATCGTTCAACCCGTCTCCTAACATACATACCGTCCGGCCGTTATCCTGCCAGGATTCTATCGCTTGCAATTTGTCAACTGGACTTTGGTTGAACAACAAGGTCGTATTTGACGGAAAAATCAATTTCAGCGCATCTGTCCGCCTATCGTTATCGCCAGAAACCAAATGCAGTTCATATTCGGATTGGAGACTGTTAATGACTGTCGCGAGTTGGGGTCTCCAAGACTGCTCTAGTGTAAATCGGCCTTTTATTCTATCGCCTATACAAACATACACTACCGAACCGCTCTCCTCATTATGTGTGGTTCCTACAAATGAAGCGCTTCCGATTTTAATTTCCTGCTCA encodes:
- the ccoS gene encoding cbb3-type cytochrome oxidase assembly protein CcoS, with amino-acid sequence MTIIFFLIGCSIFVALVFLGAFFWSHKSGQNDDTYTPSVRILFDDEIKESSDKRQK